In Paramormyrops kingsleyae isolate MSU_618 chromosome 13, PKINGS_0.4, whole genome shotgun sequence, a single window of DNA contains:
- the LOC111857436 gene encoding ankyrin repeat domain-containing protein 11-like isoform X1 yields the protein MMPKAGDSKTPQLEDFSLNPDMLEKQTGKKDKDKISSNKTLKLERSDGGKEMKEKAPKRKLSFTVGTNGERDSDSEKQGPERKRIRKESANSRKSGLLFGMGMQGLRAGCPLSERQQVALLMQMTAEESVNSPDTTPKHQSQSSLGQKGTPNSASKTKDKVNKRNERGETRLHLAAIRGEAWRVKELISEGADVNLKDFAGWTALHEACTRGFYDVAKQLLAAGAEVNTKGLDDDTPLHDASNNGHFKVVKLLLRYGGDPRQMNRRGETPLKVAYSPSMLNLLLGKSAYTSSEESSSDSSEEEDAPSFAPSSSIDGNNTDSEFEKGLKLKGKNIEPPKSTAMPIKDEYEFDEDDDEERVPPVDDKHLLKKEFRKDSISKGSSFISIPKIEVKTYSKRTSLTPKKTARRNQSDTSSSDEDDQTMCFSQTPSVRQIVPENNIKNRESDTLASKQQKEKNKVKKKRKKDSKSNTKEVRFGKMNDKFCTSESDSGDLESEDDKGSVQSSNCAKDSSAMNLKESSLLNSLSATSSSSHGSMSSQKLTQSFVEQHPKQWRTEEWKSVSSSAWSDDSSFSESLQTRLSSESDYSSTDSSIESPKQVKKKMHEMRKKNNMHCNTLEKKASLDFQKNLDGTVSKADKEGKVLKKHKVKHKHKNKEKEKAPSLVLNQDMNEKFVKSFSFDFDDSRQKSLTVETETSIESKVKLTKHTKDHFKKEDRYYKSRSEDKDWTPAQEVGKPVREEKSKKKDSTKEKSSKEDKDKTFKSDKDRSVKDKSKDEKQKPHKDEKKKRPKSSKSDKKNEKEGKFVRIEKGKNSKEDKEKTKKERASKEELPYEDYDIKNRFLDLDNSKLSGSDDHYDQWMTDLSSESSVYEEDSWDMPVKEYKECKANNSVKLIVETVKDDSRDRRKESKIKDRRTEHLERHEKEVASKKREKDSDKVSEKKQEMADKQRPNNSYLEKEKKKKDSVENVKEKREKDAVDSIRERKDSHEFTKERKDSKTKQDDILIEDYGSEIYFKDKAENEAVSKLSEPRERNHSGKDKEKKGEGWEKEKKDKSKSEKHKEKPKEKVIVDPEKEKMDKCSSDRSAKDVDRGLKDKHKDCHNKEKERKVEQIKDRHSDKDFLEFKKEDKKPDKVREKTWFSKIADIFTDESENEEDVCSGRAVKFSNSLNRFDCHRKDPTPDRDVMDLSQTEKHSKFSAEEKSFSVEKQKEKDYKDKKKDKSFFDFGRKSSLDVLKERKDKDALDCKHKDRKDRGSFDSNQEKKNKQKLSEKRHLSEEKPKNKYKDKLDKEHIKDKKTSKANGENEKSLLEKLEEEALNDYKDDSNDRISELSSDSFTDRGREPELNLYESSSISLQDITEDRRDLLSLSYPQDKFKEKERHRHSSSSSSKKIHEKVKKERTEKREKFDEVKDSYRRRESLPFEKESMPLEADPFTFSIGAKPDGEDHLEKSLEFEKEMSKKCDKGNSTIISDKMKEKKKKDRLKDKVKEEKHKYVDGVVSIKHSKDDLKSGLKESIQLTSLNEKSKVEAGRFDMKNKDRSKEIQEKDCRIDYVKPKPKEENNDKINQSRDATRNSNRPREKLLVDGDLRLTSFGKMLSQKDQEIEERHKRHKERMKQIEKLRHKSVDAKLKDKAKSSEDLRKNRIDLSSKKISPLESLLKEKKKDVDPQAQMMSPDRKSQPVESQSSKNWLAGHLMKENLPASPRPDQSRPTGVPTPTSVISCPSYEEIMHTPRTPTCSADDYPDLLFDNIDSSTMSNSIKTYSLSLVDRCSSASHTLQESISISPIKNVQMPILSRSASVDLRRSLDEEFRREPEKFLRQQSIPATSEFKSSDLLSVEDKSPDKPECFFPHIGMHSPGLEPAQPILDNASVAIIGPDGNDHLPESFSDNFLLKPSTPIHRPDLQEPCLHIAASPAPAAAALPPMDIDELSEPYHPLALSPQCEPNLHPTDPCNRTYFLTQVVEDKVADDDDADDVSDEKEVERKNDPVQLSKSNTQQESEHMRENQSCAPCLAEPVKKGWVDSSEKSSEYAVSLIPPQHQISLLENSSDHSISWTVNSDMTNKSPQRPFLELSSASNILPFSHSGDNLQQHLSHSLSSLSSSILSYSTFPAPYCPTQVSVSVYEKNKDTVDKVLISSKPPDECKSDLISSSPQLESFFTDCITSHEENQSQENCFNMDSSPTSHNFIAGNSMAPSLTHKPVVSWADSFSTAEEDLGDLVPFPMPQLPLQDKEVQEPFILRPKMHDYRDSLAYIASLANEEKEDLSTMRLNVPDLPEAPCSPGDVPLNDSGQNTVTPLENETRTDQAPEADSINVMSDSIEVFALDQKENLKLVIADKHVVEPVPIQQSAMEMSATSSDHETSENPSNQEQTRTVEITQCNPLPSAPVISTDTEENTAHESTLLEPAIPMVTVEALKKLEEIPQIITRNRAQILANQGKLSTSMTSSMAVQSTINATSVPNVLEKEKETISKLTPTTPTTLSKSKGRSVDEEDAQVQHPRKRKFPKSSQQQVQVQLISTTMQQTREMIQQTLAVIINAIKLDDIEPYQSDRSNPYFEYLQIRKKIEEKRKILCYITPQAPQCYAEYVTYTGSYLLDGKPLSKLHIPVIAPPPSLSEPLKELFRQQEAVRGKLRLQHSIEREKLIVACEQEVLRVHCRAARTIANQAVPFSACTMLLDSEVYNMPSESQGDENKSVRDRFNTRQFISWIQDVGDKYDRMKTCVLMRQQHEAAALNAVQRMEWQLKVQELDPAGHKGLCVSEVPSFYVPMVDVNDDFVLLPT from the exons ATGATGCCCAAGGCTGGGGACTCTAAAACACCCCAGCTGGAGGACTTTTCACTCAACCCTGACATGCTGGAAAAGCAGACTGGGAAGAAG GACAAAGATAAAATCTCCTCAAACAAGACACTTAAATTGGAGCGAAGTGATGGAGGTAAAGAGATGAAAGAGAAGGCTCCAAAGAGAAAGCTGTCCTTTACTGTTGGCACCAATGGGGAGAGAGATTCTGACTCAG AAAAGCAAGGTCCAGAACGGAAACGGATTAGGAAGGAGTCTGCCAACAGCAGGAAATCAGGCCTGCTCTTTGGAATGGGCATGCAAGGGCTTCGTGCTGGGTGCCCACTCTCAGAGCGCCAGCAGGTGGCTCTTCTCATGCAGATGACAGCCGAGGAATCGGTGAACAGTCCAG ACACCACACCAAAGCACCAGTCACAGTCAAGTCTGGGTCAGAAGGGAACACCAAACTCTGcctcaaaaaccaaagataaaGTGAACAAGCGCAATGAGAGAGGGGAGACTCGGCTGCACCTGGCCGCCATCCGGGGGGAGGCCTGGCGCGTTAAAGAGCTGATCAGCGAGGGTGCCGATGTGAACCTTAAAGACTTTGCAG GGTGGACTGCACTGCATGAAGCATGCACCAGGGGTTTCTATGATGTGGCCAAGCAGCTGCTGGCAGCCGGAGCAGAGGTCAACACAAAGGGTCTGGACGACGATACCCCTCTGCATGACGCATCCAACAATGGGCACTTCAAG GTGGTAAAGTTACTATTGCGATATGGAGGGGATCCTCGCCAAATGAACCGGCGGGGTGAAACACCATTGAAAGTAGCCTACTCACCATCTATGCTGAATCTTCTACTTGGAAAAAGCGCTTATACTTCAAGCGAGGAAAGTTCTTCAG ATTCCTCAGAAGAGGAAGATGCTCCATCTTTTGCTCCATCCAGCTCTATTGATGGCAATAACACAGATTCAGAGTTTGAGAAGGGCCTGAAATTGAAAGGGAAAAATATTGAGCCACCTAAATCAACAGCCATGCCTATCAAGGATGAGTATGAGtttgatgaggatgatgatgaagaaCGGGTTCCTCCTGTCGATGACAAGCACCTACTCAAGAAAGAATTCCGCAAAGACTCCATAAGCAAAGGCAGCAGCTTCATTTCAATTCCTAAAATAGAAGTTAAAACCTATTCCAAAAGAACTTCTCTGACACCAAAGAAGACAGCAAGGCGAAACCAGTCAGATACAAGTAGCTCAGACGAAGATGACCAAACCATGTGCTTCTCCCAAACACCATCAGTGCGGCAAATAGTCCCAGAAAATAACATCAAGAACAGGGAGTCTGATACTTTGGCCTCCAAGCAACAGAAAGAAAAGAATAAAGTAaaaaagaagaggaagaagGATTCAAAAAGTAACACTAAGGAAGTCCGGTTTGGCAAGATGAATGATAAGTTCTGCACATCTGAATCAGATAGCGGAGACTTGGAAAGTGAGGATGATAAGGGCTCTGTACAGAGTTCTAACTGTGCGAAGGACTCTTCTGCTATGAACCTGAAAGAATCATCTCTTTTGAATTCCCTTTCTGCCACCTCTTCATCTTCTCATGGGAGTATGAGCTCTCAAAAGTTGACTCAGTCATTCGTGGAACAACATCCAAAACAGTGGAGGACAGAGGAATGGAAAAGCGTATCCTCATCTGCTTGGTCTGATGACAGCTCATTCTCAGAATCCCTCCAGACCAGACTGTCCAGTGAATCTGATTATTCATCAACAGATTCAAGTATAGAGTCTCCCAAACAGGTAAAAAAGAAGATGCATGAGATGCGTAAGAAGAATAATATGCACTGTAACACTTTGGAAAAGAAGGCCTCCTTAGACTTTCAAAAGAACTTGGATGGAACTGTGTCCAAGGCAGACAAAGAGGGTAAAGTgttaaaaaagcacaaagtaaaacataaacacaaaaataaagagAAGGAAAAGGCTCCAAGCTTGGTCCTTAACCAAGATATGAATGAAAAATTTGTGAAGAGTTTTTCTTTTGACTTCGATGACTCACGACAAAAATCACTTACTGTGGAAACAGAGACATCCATAGAGAGCAAAGTCAAGCTTACCAAGCACACCAAAgatcattttaaaaaggaagACAGATATTACAAAAGCAGATCTGAGGACAAGGATTGGACTCCTGCACAAGAAGTAGGCAAGCCTGTAAGAGAGGAGAAGTCCAAAAAGAAGGATTCCACTAAAGAGAAGTCAAGTAAGGAGGATAAAGATAAAACATTCAAGTCTGATAAGGATAGGAGTGTCAAGGACAAGTCCAAAGACGAGAAGCAGAAACCCCACAAAGATGAGAAAAAGAAAAGGCCAAAGTCATCTAAATCAgataaaaagaatgaaaaagagGGAAAATTTGTTAGAatagaaaaaggaaaaaattcAAAGGAGGAcaaagaaaaaactaaaaaggagAGGGCATCCAAGGAGGAGCTTCCTTACGAGGACTATGATATTAAGAACCGTTTTTTAGATCTAGACAATAGTAAGCTTAGCGGCTCAGATGACCACTATGACCAGTGGATGACAGACCTTTCTTCTGAATCTTCTGTCTATGAAGAAGATAGTTGGGACATGCCGGTGAAGGAATACAAGGAGTGTAAAGCAAACAACTCTGTTAAGTTGATTGTAGAGACTGTAAAGGATGACAGTCGAGACCGAAGGAAAGAGAGTAAGATAAAAGACAGAAGAACTGAGCACCTTGAAAGACATGAGAAAGAAGTTGCATCCAAAAAAAGGGAGAAAGACTCAGACAAAGTGagtgagaagaaacaggagatGGCAGACAAACAGAGACCAAACAACAGTTATttggaaaaagagaaaaagaagaaagatTCGGTGGAAAATGTGAAAGAGAAAAGGGAGAAAGATGCTGTTGACAGCATCAGGGAAAGAAAAGATTCTCATGAATTTACGAAGGAGAGAAAAGACTCAAAAACGAAACAAGACGACATTTTAATAGAAGACTATGGGAGTGAAATTTATTTCAAAGATAAAGCTGAGAATGAGGCTGTTAGCAAACTGTCAGAACCCAGAGAGAGAAATCACTCTGGAAAAGATAAGGAGAAAAAAGGAGAGGGTTGGGAAAAGGAGAAGAAAGACAAATCTAAAAGTGAGAAACACAAAGAGAAGCCTAAAGAAAAAGTCATTGTGGACCCAGAAAAGGAGAAAATGGACAAATGTTCCTCTGATAGATCGGCTAAAGATGTAGATAGGGGGTTAAAAGATAAACACAAAGATTGCCATAATAAAGAAAAAGAGCGGAAAGTAGAACAAATTAAAGACAGGCATTCTGATAAAGACTTTCTGGAGTTTAAAAAAGAAGATAAAAAACCTGACAAGGTTAGGGAAAAGACCTGGTTTTCCAAAATTGCCGACATCTTCACAGATGAGAGTGAGAATGAGGAGGATGTTTGCAGTGGCAGAGCCGTTAAGTTTAGCAATTCTCTAAATCGGTTCGACTGTCACCGCAAGGATCCTACACCTGACAGAGATGTGATGGACCTCTCCCAAACCGAAAAACACTCAAAGTTCTCTGCAGAAGAAAAATCGTTCTCCgtagaaaaacaaaaagagaaGGATTATAAAGATAAGAAAAAGGATAAAAGCTTCTTTGATTTTGGGAGAAAGTCATCTTTGGATGTActtaaagaaagaaaagacaAAGATGCCCTAGACTGTAAGCATAAGGATCGCAAGGACAGAGGATCTTTTGACTCAAATCAAGAGAAGAAGAACAAGCAAAAACTGTCGGAGAAGAGGCATTTGAGTGAGGAGAAAcccaaaaataaatataaagacAAGTTAGACAAAGAACACATAAAAGATAAGAAGACCTCCAAAGCAAATGGTGAAAATGAGAAATCACTGTTGGAGAAGCTGGAAGAGGAGGCATTGAATGACTACAAAGATGACTCCAATGATAGAATCAGTGAATTGTCATCAGATAGCTTCACAGACAGAGGGCGTGAGCCAGAACTTAACCTGTATGAATCCTCCAGCATCAGCTTACAGGACATAACTGAAGATAGGAGAGACTTGCTATCATTATCCTATCCTCAAGATAAATTTAAAGAAAAGGAGAGGCATAGGcactcatcttcatcatcatccaAAAAGATTCATGAAAAGGTGAAAAAGGAGAGGACCGAAAAACGAGAAAAGTTTGATGAAGTTAAAGATTCATACAGGCGCAGAGAGAGTTTGCCTTTTGAAAAGGAGTCAATGCCTTTGGAGGCAGACCCATTTACATTTTCCATTGGAGCTAAACCTGATGGCGAGGATCATTTAGAAAAATCTCTAGAGTTTGAAAAAGAGATGTCTAAAAAATGTGATAAAGGCAACAGTACCATCATCAGCgacaaaatgaaagagaaaaagaagaaagacAGACTTAAGGATAAAGTGAAAGAAGAGAAACACAAATATGTGGATGGTGTGGTTTCTATTAAACACTCTAAGGATGATCTGAAATCTGGGCTTAAGGAGAGCATTCAACTGACTAGTTTGAATGAAAAGTCTAAAGTAGAGGCTGGGAGGTTTGACATGAAAAACAAAGACAGATCTAAAGAAATTCAAGAAAAAGATTGTAGAATTGATTATGTTAAGCCTAAGCCAAAGGAAGAGAATAATGACAAGATAAATCAATCTAGAGATGCAACTCGAAATTCAAACCGTCCACGTGAAAAGCTTCTTGTTGATGGGGACCTCAGATTGACAAGCTTCGGGAAGATGCTAAGCCAGAAGGACCAAGAAATTGAAGAGCGTCATAAAAGGCATAAGGAAAGAATGAAGCAGATCGAGAAGTTGAGACACAAGTCCGTAGATGCAAAACTAAAAGATAAAGCTAAATCAAGTGAGGACCTAAGGAAAAACCGCATTGATCTGTCTTCTAAAAAAATTAGTCCTTTGGAGTCTTTgttaaaagaaaagaagaaagatGTGGACCCTCAAGCTCAAATGATGTCTCCTGATAGAAAATCACAGCCTGTCGAAAGTCAGAGTTCAAAAAACTGGCTGGCAGGACATCTTATGAAGGAGAATCTTCCAGCTTCTCCAAGGCCAGATCAAAGCAGGCCAACTGGTGTTCCCACACCCACTTCAGTTATCTCTTGTCCCAGCTATGAAGAAATTATGCACACTCCACGTACTCCAACATGCAGTGCAGATGATTACCCAGATCTCTTGTTTGATAACATAGACTCATCTACCATGAGTAATTCCATTAAGACCTACTCCCTGTCCTTAGTTGACAGGTGCTCCAGTGCATCACACACCCTTCAGGAAAGCATCTCCATATCTCCCATAAAGAATGTTCAGATGCCTATTCTCAGCCGGTCAGCGTCTGTAGATCTCAGGAGATCTTTGGATGAGGAATTCAGACGAGAACCTGAGAAGTTCCTTAGGCAGCAGAGCATCCCTGCTACTTCTGAATTCAAGTCATCAGACTTACTTTCAGTAGAAGATAAATCACCGGATAAACCTGAATGTTTTTTCCCTCACATTGGAATGCATTCTCCCGGGCTTGAACCAGCCCAGCCAATATTGGATAATGCTTCAGTTGCAATCATTGGCCCAGATGGCAATGATCACCTTCCAGAAAGTTTCTCCGACAATTTTTTGTTGAAGCCCTCAACTCCTATTCACAGACCTGACCTTCAAGAGCCATGTTTGCATATCGCTGCCTCTCCTGCTCCGGCTGCTGCGGCTTTACCACCTATGGATATTGATGAACTGTCAGAGCCATATCATCCACTGGCTTTGTCACCACAGTGTGAGCCTAACCTTCATCCCACTGATCCCTGTAATAGAACTTACTTCCTAACACAAGTTGTGGAAGACAAAgttgctgatgatgatgatgctgatgatgTTTCTGATGAAAAAGAAGTGGAGAGAAAGAATGACCCGGTGCAGCTATCAAAAAGTAATACTCAGCAGGAGTCAGAGCATATGAGAGAAAACCAGTCTTGTGCTCCTTGTCTAGCAGAACCTGTAAAGAAGGGCTGGGTTGACTCTTCAGAAAAGAGTTCAGAGTATGCGGTTTCACTTATTCCCCCTCAACATCAAATAAGCCTTTTGGAAAACTCCAGTGATCACTCCATCAGCTGGACAGTGAATTCTGATATGACCAATAAATCTCCTCAAAGGCCTTTTTTGGAATTGTCATCAGCCTCAAACATATTACCCTTCTCACATTCAGGTGACAACCTGCAACAGCATCTCTCACATTCATTGTCCTCTCTGTCATCATCCATCTTGTCCTACTCTACATTTCCTGCACCTTACTGCCCAACCCAAGTTTCAGTGTCGGTTTATGAGAAAAATAAAGATACTGTAGATAAAGTTCTCATTTCCTCAAAGCCACCAGATGAATGCAAATCAGACCTGATTTCCTCCTCCCCACAACTAGAATCATTTTTTACTGACTGCATAACATCCCATGAAGAAAATCAGAGCCAGGAGAATTGCTTTAATATGGACAGCTCTCCAACCTCTCACAATTTCATTGCTGGAAATAGTATGGCCCCTTCACTGACCCATAAGCCAGTGGTTTCTTGGGCAGACTCATTTAGTACTGCTGAAGAAGATTTAGGTGACCTAGTACCCTTCCCTATGCCACAGTTGCCTTTACAAGACAAAGAAGTTCAAGAACCTTTCATACTgaggcctaagatgcatgactACAGAGACTCTCTTGCTTATATTGCATCTCTAGCTAATGAGGAGAAAGAGGACTTGAGTACAATGAGGTTGAATGTACCTGACCTGCCTGAAGCCCCTTGCAGCCCTGGTGATGTCCCACTCAATGATTCTGGACAAAATACTGTCACACCTTTAGAGAATGAAACCAGAACAGACCAAGCCCCTGAGGCTGATTCTATTAATGTAATGTCAGACAGCATAGAAGTGTTTGCGCTCGATCAGAAAGAGAATTTGAAGTTAGTAATTGCAGATAAGCATGTAGTGGAACCTGTGCCAATTCAACAATCTGCCATGGAAATGTCAGCTACATCCTCTGACCATGAGACCTCTGAAAACCCAAGCAACCAAGAACAGACTAGAACTGTGGAGATTACTCAGTGTAATCCTTTGCCTTCTGCTCCTGTGATATCAACAGACACCGAGGAAAATACAGCTCATGAGTCAACTCTGCTTGAGCCTGCTATCCCAATGGTAACAGTGGAGGCTCTCAAGAAGCTAGAAGAAATTCCACAAATAATAACAAGGAATCGAGCTCAGATACTAGCTAATCAAGGCAAATTGAGTACTAGTATGACATCATCCATGGCAGTTCAAAGCACCATCAATGCCACATCTGTCCCTAACGTCTTGGAAAAGGAGAAAGAGACTATCAGTAAGCTCACCCCCACCACTCCCACAACCTTGAGCAAAAGCAAAGGCCGATCTGTGGATGAAGAGGATGCCCAGGTGCAGCATCCACGCAAACGGAAGTTTCCCAAGTCTAGTCAGCAACAAGTGCAGGTCCAGCTGATCAGCACAACTATGCAGCAGACAAGGGAGATGATTCAGCAAACACTAGCTGTGATCATCAATGCCATCAAGTTGGATGACATTGAGCCCTACCAAAGTGACCGGTCCAACCCCTACTTTGAGTATTTGCAAATTCGGAAGAAGATTGAGGAGAAAAGGAAAATCCTGTGCTATATCACTCCACAGGCACCTCAGTGCTATGCTGAGTACGTGACCTACACAGGCTCCTACCTGCTGGATGGAAAGCCTCTCAGCAAGCTACACATCCCTGTG ATTGCACCACCTCCTTCTTTGTCGGAGCCTTTGAAAGAGCTCTTCAGACAGCAGGAGGCAGTGAGAGGAAAGCTAAGACTTCAGCACAGTATAGAGCGG GAGAAGCTGATTGTGGCTTGTGAGCAGGAAGTGCTGCGTGTTCACTGCAGAGCTGCAAGGACAATCGCAAACCAGGCTGTTCCCTTCAGTGCCTGCACCATGCTGTTGGATTCAGAGGTCTACAACATGCCTTCTGAGAGTCAG GGAGATGAGAACAAGTCCGTGAGAGATCGTTTCAACACTCGCCAGTTCATTTCCTGGATTCAGGATGTGGGTGACAAATATGACCGTATGAAG ACCTGTGTACTAATGCGGCAGCAGCACGAGGCAGCTGCCCTCAACGCCGTGCAGAGGATGGAGTGGCAGCTCAAGGTGCAGGAGCTGGACCCTGCCGGACACAAGGGGCTCTGTGTCAGTGAGGTCCCCTCCTTTTACGTGCCAATGGTCGACGTCAATGATGACTTTGTACTGCTGCCGACGTGA